One window from the genome of Streptomyces sp. NBC_01476 encodes:
- a CDS encoding LuxR C-terminal-related transcriptional regulator — translation MAIANPRGAAPAAPVTALQPPQATGRLASAVLRRPPRTAGQGRPAGRGSHLAAADPAPSESARPEAAPGLADPENPEDTVSSTASALPDYKAPSAEPAADGPGTVRLAVHTADPITRLALVSYIRQFPHLALTRWGTAADIVVAALENPGAAAIATLRRHLPGNPQMLLIVEGAWTANLHTALDAGVRAVIFRSDFTWDRFGEALRQVQAGHGDLPTELQGRLMDQVQQTHREVLAPRGLTPGGLTLREADVLRLVAEGYELQDIGTKLGYSERTIKNVLYGVIKRHRLRNRAHAVAYAIRCGLI, via the coding sequence ATGGCAATCGCCAATCCGCGGGGTGCCGCCCCCGCCGCCCCCGTCACCGCACTTCAGCCCCCGCAGGCAACGGGCCGGCTCGCGTCGGCCGTGCTGCGCCGCCCGCCGCGGACCGCCGGCCAGGGCCGCCCCGCCGGGCGCGGCAGCCACCTGGCCGCCGCCGACCCCGCACCCTCGGAATCGGCCCGCCCCGAAGCCGCCCCGGGCCTCGCCGACCCCGAGAACCCCGAGGACACCGTCTCTTCCACCGCGTCCGCGCTGCCCGACTACAAGGCGCCCTCCGCCGAACCCGCCGCCGACGGCCCCGGCACCGTGCGGCTGGCCGTGCACACCGCCGACCCCATCACCCGGCTGGCCCTGGTGAGCTACATCCGCCAGTTCCCACACCTGGCGCTCACCCGCTGGGGCACGGCCGCCGACATCGTCGTCGCCGCCCTGGAGAACCCGGGCGCCGCCGCGATCGCCACCCTGCGCCGCCATCTGCCCGGCAACCCGCAGATGCTGCTGATCGTGGAGGGTGCCTGGACGGCCAACCTGCACACGGCGCTGGACGCCGGGGTGCGGGCGGTGATCTTCCGCAGCGACTTCACCTGGGACCGTTTCGGCGAGGCGCTGCGGCAGGTACAGGCCGGCCACGGGGATCTGCCGACGGAACTGCAGGGCCGGCTGATGGACCAGGTGCAGCAGACCCACCGCGAGGTGCTCGCGCCACGCGGCCTGACCCCCGGAGGGCTGACCCTGCGCGAGGCCGATGTGCTGCGCCTGGTCGCCGAGGGCTACGAACTGCAGGACATCGGCACCAAGCTGGGTTATTCCGAGCGCACGATCAAGAATGTGCTCTACGGGGTGATCAAACGGCACCGTTTGCGCAACCGTGCCCACGCCGTCGCCTACGCCATCAGGTGCGGCCTGATATGA
- a CDS encoding LysR substrate-binding domain-containing protein, translated as MQPVLRALAAVPDPQAEDVAVPYALAMQALVASGLGVSLMSELVLHAHVFPDLACRPLSNWPLRRTYLLLWPDMLQVAAVAAAVRAIRATAQQVAAAGPAIGHAPQDGG; from the coding sequence CTGCAGCCAGTACTTCGCGCCCTCGCCGCCGTCCCCGACCCACAGGCCGAGGATGTCGCGGTGCCCTACGCGCTGGCCATGCAGGCGCTGGTGGCCTCCGGGCTCGGGGTGAGCCTGATGAGCGAACTGGTCCTCCACGCCCACGTGTTCCCAGATCTCGCCTGCCGACCACTGAGCAACTGGCCACTGCGCCGCACGTATCTGCTGCTGTGGCCGGACATGCTGCAGGTGGCGGCGGTGGCCGCCGCCGTGCGGGCGATCCGCGCCACCGCCCAGCAGGTAGCCGCCGCCGGTCCGGCGATCGGCCACGCGCCCCAGGACGGGGGTTGA
- a CDS encoding IS1380 family transposase, with protein sequence MNKRIGSYPPVRVQGDGGAVVSQAGGVLLAETVRKTGLDTAISAALAPWRKLRAVHDPGKVLLDLAVAVALGGDCLSDVAMVRAEPGLFGLVASDPTVSRLVDTLAGAGPRALTAIRRTRADVRERVWKLAGADAPDADGQVIVDIDGVLVLAHSDKQDATATWKKTFGDHPLVAFVDHGPAGSGEPVAALLRPGNAGSNTAADHITTTKLALAQLPRQHRRGRSTLIRTDSAGSTHEFLNWLTARGRWLSYSVGMTITDAIHHAVLQVPDSAWTPAVEPDGQVRDGGWVAELDGDVLKGWPAGMRLIVRKERPHPGAQLRFTDADGMRLTCFATNTTGTAIAALELRHRQRARAEDRIRAARATGLRNLPLHHTASNQLWLEIIQLALDLLAWMPMLALTGTARRWEPKKLRLRLFSAAARLVTTGRQRILRLARHWPWTHVITSAFTRLQALPNPG encoded by the coding sequence GTGAACAAGCGTATCGGGTCGTACCCGCCTGTCCGTGTCCAGGGAGACGGTGGCGCGGTGGTCTCGCAGGCCGGTGGGGTGCTGCTGGCCGAGACAGTCCGCAAGACCGGGCTGGACACGGCGATATCGGCCGCGCTGGCGCCGTGGCGCAAGCTGCGGGCCGTGCACGATCCGGGCAAGGTCCTGCTGGACCTCGCTGTGGCGGTGGCACTGGGCGGGGACTGCCTGTCCGACGTGGCGATGGTGCGGGCCGAACCTGGCCTGTTCGGGCTGGTGGCATCCGATCCGACCGTCTCGCGGCTGGTTGACACTCTGGCCGGGGCGGGTCCTCGTGCACTGACCGCGATCCGTCGGACCAGGGCCGACGTCCGTGAACGGGTCTGGAAACTGGCCGGCGCAGACGCCCCCGACGCGGACGGGCAGGTCATCGTGGACATCGACGGGGTGCTCGTCCTGGCGCACTCCGACAAGCAGGACGCCACCGCGACATGGAAGAAGACCTTCGGGGATCATCCGCTGGTCGCGTTCGTCGACCACGGCCCGGCCGGGTCCGGGGAACCAGTCGCGGCCCTCCTGCGGCCGGGCAACGCCGGCAGCAACACCGCAGCCGACCACATCACCACCACCAAACTGGCCTTGGCCCAACTGCCCAGACAGCACCGGCGGGGCCGCTCGACCCTGATCCGCACCGACTCCGCGGGCAGCACCCACGAGTTCCTCAACTGGCTCACCGCACGCGGCCGGTGGCTGTCCTACTCGGTCGGGATGACCATCACCGACGCCATCCACCACGCCGTGCTGCAGGTCCCGGACTCGGCATGGACCCCGGCTGTCGAACCAGACGGCCAGGTTCGCGACGGCGGCTGGGTCGCCGAACTGGACGGTGACGTCCTCAAGGGCTGGCCCGCGGGAATGCGACTGATCGTCCGCAAGGAGCGACCGCACCCCGGCGCCCAGTTGCGGTTCACCGACGCCGACGGCATGCGGCTGACCTGCTTCGCGACGAACACGACCGGCACCGCGATCGCCGCACTCGAACTGCGGCATCGCCAGCGCGCCCGAGCCGAGGACCGCATCCGAGCCGCCCGCGCCACCGGCCTGCGCAACCTCCCCCTGCACCACACGGCGAGCAACCAGCTCTGGCTAGAGATCATCCAGCTCGCCCTGGACCTGCTGGCCTGGATGCCCATGCTCGCCCTGACCGGCACCGCCCGCCGCTGGGAACCGAAAAAGCTCCGCCTGCGACTGTTCTCCGCCGCCGCCCGCCTGGTCACCACCGGCCGCCAACGCATCCTCCGCCTCGCCCGCCACTGGCCCTGGACCCACGTGATCACCAGCGCCTTCACCCGGCTGCAAGCCCTACCGAACCCCGGCTGA
- a CDS encoding HNH endonuclease, with the protein MIIKPSKDAVQRVRKKIRTIIRQHRGAPAERLAGALGPLIRGWSIYYRHVVSKETFRKLDDFTHHALRRWAIYCNRRKTPRWLRERYWGKFDKSREDRWVFGSEAGYLPKFAWTGIVRHVIVKGDSSQDDAELDSYWRKRARKRMPGVESKRILLLAARQKGLCPRCGQDLVEGAGYDPDDVNDWARWFTASYRGIHVHHLQYRSRGGSDHLDNLEVVHTLCHRQLHAGDRKNGTELSGHRPA; encoded by the coding sequence CTGATCATCAAGCCGAGCAAGGATGCAGTACAACGGGTCAGGAAGAAGATAAGGACCATCATCCGACAACACCGGGGCGCACCCGCCGAACGCCTGGCTGGCGCCCTCGGACCTCTTATTCGAGGATGGTCCATCTACTATCGGCACGTTGTCTCGAAGGAAACCTTCAGGAAGCTGGACGACTTCACGCACCACGCCTTGAGAAGGTGGGCGATCTACTGCAATCGGCGGAAGACGCCTCGCTGGCTCCGGGAGCGGTATTGGGGGAAGTTCGACAAAAGTCGAGAGGACAGGTGGGTCTTCGGCTCCGAAGCCGGATACTTGCCCAAGTTCGCCTGGACCGGAATCGTCCGGCACGTGATAGTCAAGGGAGATTCCTCTCAGGACGACGCGGAACTGGACAGCTACTGGAGAAAACGAGCCCGAAAGCGGATGCCAGGAGTAGAATCCAAACGGATTCTTCTGCTGGCAGCCCGACAGAAGGGACTGTGCCCCAGATGCGGACAGGACCTGGTCGAAGGCGCGGGGTACGACCCTGATGACGTCAACGACTGGGCTCGCTGGTTCACGGCCTCATATCGGGGAATTCACGTGCACCATCTGCAATACCGCAGCCGGGGTGGAAGCGACCACCTCGACAATCTGGAAGTTGTACACACTCTGTGCCACCGGCAGCTGCACGCCGGTGACCGGAAGAATGGCACCGAACTGAGCGGCCATAGGCCCGCTTGA